The Vitis riparia cultivar Riparia Gloire de Montpellier isolate 1030 chromosome 10, EGFV_Vit.rip_1.0, whole genome shotgun sequence genome includes a region encoding these proteins:
- the LOC117923363 gene encoding uncharacterized protein At4g18490, whose amino-acid sequence MAESKKEAPSSADPKQKTPLLDEGIGKEFLSSWKSMSVAGDDTMDFNFETGAKGKTTAFNFSKMDMDFNLDGDFGKISSFKVDMSDLDFSPKKTGKSKERSGEDSVNRNHQGKQDNFAFSFDFNDLDTFNFEPGLTKAEKKSSKGVSADKSVCQDSRSPLAEDISAFVDGIAMKLPACEMATTLKADTLVGGLGNLDSINDNGSSETANFENQSLSNEARTSMEKKVMITAEESDKQSQPSAKAISADPYDHRRIQDTPVESVSKNETHVTVSELQTKFFSLDPKVNNISGGEQNVNTKMIAESRSNHECSQFDNSPPLHITTSQSNDTERNKMGCGDHVPAENIDGTQPEKCDLDLEDILLRKALHDTKANSENKNSTLELTLTPLSSGHMMDKLIPLKEKATGAIRSKYFRRTEETSQLHQASSTQTKVLSLGSKRIDGEHLIPADEEREDATIGGKLVGRSSSQITELAKGEPVFLGSEKNVQDVNPIKDDLDAVRTQSRISKLVSTSRPCVQEVAKGETVLLGSERSVKDLNTFSLQVDPSSSIKQIAKSSTHKCVNPKPVVLSMGPIKNLKTISVEGNKLSGVKDLNRTPKPSSLKISRATGASNILSNSTFGKEIKSLRKSEQNMKLQGKTASKMVPSVDTLKKTPPTSSSSLKRKTLEESNANVTTLNPLKRLSESPSESRNFKEASEVVFKEQVCNQEKLVDMNTKNVLTSVLDTPREVNMSELEIPLAMENDLNVEKAEAYTKDLEDICNMLKKKHEEAKEILVRAIVNNNNLLMVNHPIYEEKIRTIQKFAARIMSKELQV is encoded by the exons ATGGCAGAATCAAAAAAGGAGGCTCCTTCATCTGCTGATCCAAAACAGAAAACTCCATTGCTAG ATGAGGGAATAGGAAAGGAATTTCTCAGCTCCTGGAAATCAATGTCTGTGGCAGGAGATGACACTATGGACTTCAACTTTGAGACAGGGGCCAAAGGCAAGACGACAGCATTTAACTTCAGTAAAAT GGATATGGACTTCAATCTTGATGGTGATTTTGGCAAGATATCATCCTTCAAAGTAGATATGTCAGACCTTGATTTCTCACCCAAAAAGACTGGGAAATCCAAGGAACGATCTGGAGAAGATTCTGTCAACAGAAATCATCAAGGAAAGCAAGACAATTTTGcattctcttttgattttaatga CTTGGATACTTTCAATTTTGAACCAGGCTTAACAAAAGCAGAAAAAAAATCTAGCAAAGGAGTTTCTGCAGATAAAAGTGTGTGTCAAGACAGCAGAAGCCCCCTGGCTGAAGATATTAGTGCATTTGTCGATGGCATAGCCATGAAACTTCCTGCATGTGAGATGGCTACAACTTTAAAGGCAGACACTTTGGTAGGTGGCCTTGGGAATCTTGATTCCATAAATGATAATGGCTCTTCAGAAActgcaaattttgaaaatcaatcttTGTCAAACGAGGCAAGAACTTCTATGGAGAAAAAAGTAATGATCACTGCAGAAGAAAGTGACAAACAAAGTCAACCATCAGCGAAGGCAATTTCTGCAGATCCATATGATCATCGGAGAATCCAGGACACACCTGTTGAGTCTGTATCCAAGAATGAAACTCATGTTACTGTTTCAGAATTGCAGACAAAATTTTTTTCCCTGGACCCAAAAGTAAATAACATATCAGGTGGAGAGCAAAATGTTAATACCAAAATGATAGCTGAATCAAGATCTAATCATGAATGCTCACAGTTTGACAATTCACCTCCACTGCATATCACCACATCACAGAGCAATGACACTGAAAGGAACAAAATGGGCTGTGGTGATCACGTTCCAGCAGAAAATATAGATGGCACCCAACCAGAAAAATGTGATTTAGATCTTGAAGATATTCTCTTGAGGAAGGCTTTGCATGATACCAAGGCCAATAGTGAAAACAAGAATTCAACCTTAGAGCTTACCTTGACTCCATTGAGCAG TGGACACATGATGGACAAATTAATACCCTTGAAAGAGAAGGCAACCGGAGCCATTCGGTCAAAGTATTTCAGGAGAACAGAAGAAACATCTCAGTTGCATCAGGCATCGTCAACTCAGACAAAAGTTCTCTCACTTGGAAGCAAAAGGATTGATGGTGAACATTTGATTCCTGCAGATGAAGAAAG GGAGGATGCAACAATTGGGGGCAAATTGGTTGGTCGTTCAAGTTCACAAATCACAGAATTAGCAAAAGGTGAACCTGTTTTTCTGGGAAGTGAAAAGAATGTCCAAGATGTTAATCCTATCAA GGATGACCTTGATGCTGTTAGAACCCAAAGCAGGATCAGCAAACTAGTAAGTACTTCAAGGCCATGCGTTCAGGAAGTAGCAAAAGGTGAAACTGTTTTGCTGGGAAGTGAAAGGAGTGTTAAAGATCTTAATACTTTCAG CCTTCAGGTTGATCCTTCCAGCTCAATTAAGCAGATAGCTAAATCTAGTACCCATAAATGTGTGAATCCAAAACCTGTGGTTCTAAGCATGGGACCCATTAAAAACTTGAAGACAATTTCTGTTGAAGGAAACAAGCTTTCAGGAGTTAAAGACCTTAACAGAACACCCAAACCATCAAGTTTGAAGATTTCAAG GGCTACAGGAGCGAGCAATATTCTGTCAAATTCTACATTTGGGAAGGAAATCAAATCATTGAGAAAATCAGAACAAAACATGAAATTACAAGGAAAGACTGCATCCAAGATGGTGCCTTCTGTTGACACTCTGAAGAAAACACCACCAACCTCATCCTCATCTTTGAAGCGGAAAACTTTAGAG GAATCAAATGCAAATGTCACTACCTTAAATCCACTTAAACGCCTATCTGAATCACCTAGTGAAAGCAG AAATTTCAAGGAAGCTTCAGAAGTAGTTTTTAAAGAACAG GTTTGCAATCAAGAGAAACTTGTAGATATGAATACCAAGAATGTTCTGACCTCTGTGCTTGATACTCCTCGGGAGGTGAACATGTCTGAACTAGAAATACCtttggcaatggaaaatgatctaaATGTTGAAAAGGCTGAAGCATATACAAAGGATCTTGAAGAT ATTTGCAACATGCTGAAAAAGAAACATGAGGAGGCCAAGGAAATATTGGTTCGTGCAATTGTGAACAACAATAACCTGCTGATGGTTAACCATCCCATCTATGAAGAGAAG ATTCGTACAATTCAGAAATTTGCTGCCCGAATCATGTCTAAGGAGCTTCAAGTGTGA